The proteins below are encoded in one region of Fervidicoccaceae archaeon:
- a CDS encoding tRNA pseudouridine(54/55) synthase Pus10 translates to MRGGPSLVEKTLELLAEGPLCFSCLGRQFASLLRGLTNAERGRALALVAVAELYSKAVSGDEEAREALRRIARSLPIEFGESLRALGIGREEPPGSCRLCGGLMGELRALAERASELLKNSMAETFVVGVRGGALALRLEDELWRRHSITSAESLKNEVKRELGKAIQALTGLTVDFSNPEALILVNLDDWTLELSLNPVRIYGRYLKIGRNISQARWVKRDGSKVYEFSVQDALEPLREYFGGADVVIHASGREDVDARMLGRGRTLVVEIKNPRRARINAEFLTSLVNRRSAWVKFELERKAGKSDVRRVKGSDALKRKVYKALIVASAPLSPETLKSLEEAFRNTVVNQRTPLRVLARRADIVRKKAVYEVKTLQYTRRIFEALIRAEGGLYVKELVSGDGGRTEPSFSSVTGVNMSCVELDVLHVEEPE, encoded by the coding sequence TTGCGCGGGGGACCCTCGCTCGTAGAGAAGACACTGGAGCTCCTCGCCGAGGGGCCCCTCTGCTTCTCGTGCCTCGGCAGACAGTTCGCCTCCCTCCTGCGGGGCCTCACGAATGCCGAGAGAGGCAGAGCCCTCGCGCTCGTTGCCGTGGCCGAGCTTTACTCGAAGGCGGTGAGCGGCGACGAAGAGGCCAGGGAGGCTCTGCGCAGAATAGCGAGAAGCCTTCCAATCGAATTTGGCGAGAGTCTGAGAGCTCTCGGAATAGGGCGAGAGGAGCCCCCGGGTTCTTGCAGGCTCTGCGGCGGACTGATGGGGGAGCTCCGAGCCTTGGCGGAGAGAGCCTCGGAGCTCCTGAAGAACAGCATGGCGGAGACGTTCGTCGTCGGCGTGAGAGGGGGTGCGCTAGCGTTAAGACTCGAGGACGAGCTCTGGAGAAGGCACTCGATCACCTCGGCGGAGAGTCTGAAGAACGAGGTGAAGCGAGAGCTAGGCAAAGCTATACAGGCTCTGACCGGGCTAACGGTGGACTTCTCGAACCCGGAGGCGCTGATCCTAGTCAACCTCGACGATTGGACTCTCGAGCTCTCGCTCAACCCCGTGAGAATTTACGGGAGGTACCTCAAAATCGGGAGGAACATAAGTCAGGCCAGGTGGGTCAAGCGAGACGGAAGTAAAGTCTATGAGTTCTCGGTCCAGGACGCGCTCGAGCCTCTGAGAGAGTACTTCGGCGGAGCCGACGTGGTGATACACGCCTCGGGCCGCGAGGACGTTGACGCGAGAATGCTGGGGAGAGGGAGGACGTTAGTTGTCGAAATAAAGAACCCGAGACGCGCGCGCATTAACGCGGAATTCCTGACGAGCCTCGTGAACAGGCGCAGCGCTTGGGTCAAGTTCGAGCTCGAGAGGAAAGCGGGGAAGAGCGACGTCAGACGCGTCAAGGGCAGCGACGCCCTGAAGAGGAAAGTCTATAAGGCTCTCATTGTTGCCTCCGCTCCCCTGAGCCCCGAGACCTTGAAGAGCTTGGAGGAGGCCTTCCGCAACACGGTCGTCAACCAGAGGACGCCGCTGCGCGTACTCGCCAGAAGAGCCGATATCGTCAGGAAGAAGGCAGTCTACGAGGTCAAGACGCTTCAATACACTCGAAGGATCTTCGAGGCCTTGATAAGAGCGGAGGGGGGATTATACGTCAAAGAGCTCGTCTCGGGAGATGGAGGCAGAACCGAACCCAGCTTCTCGAGCGTAACGGGCGTCAATATGTCGTGCGTAGAGCTCGACGTGCTGCACGTCGAGGAGCCCGAGTAA